The following proteins are encoded in a genomic region of Dokdonia donghaensis DSW-1:
- a CDS encoding glycosyltransferase family 2 protein: MQISVVIPLLNEEESLNELHYWISETLDSNGFSYEIIFVDDGSTDGSWEVISTLSRKRNNIKAIRFNRNFGKSQALHAGFKAAEGDVIITMDADLQDNPEEIPELYKMIAEQNYDLVSGWKKKRYDSVIAKNLPSKLFNAAARKTSGLKLHDFNCGLKAYKNEVIKTVDVYGEMHRYIPVLAKNAGFSNIGEKVVQHQARKYGETKFGMERFLNGFLDLLTIWFLGSFGKRPMHLFGALGVVMFIVGFGFAAYLGIDKLFLNKAGRLITQRPQFYISLVSMLIGIQLFIAGFIGELILRTKREKQRYHIKETL; encoded by the coding sequence ATGCAAATATCTGTTGTTATCCCTCTACTTAACGAGGAAGAATCACTAAATGAATTACACTATTGGATTTCAGAAACCCTGGATTCTAATGGTTTTTCTTATGAAATCATATTTGTAGATGATGGCAGTACAGATGGGTCTTGGGAGGTGATAAGTACGCTTTCGCGAAAGCGTAACAATATAAAAGCGATACGTTTTAATCGCAATTTTGGGAAATCGCAAGCGCTACACGCTGGTTTTAAAGCTGCCGAAGGTGATGTAATTATCACAATGGATGCAGACCTTCAAGATAACCCCGAAGAGATCCCTGAGCTCTATAAAATGATTGCAGAACAAAATTATGATCTTGTCTCTGGGTGGAAAAAGAAGCGCTACGACTCTGTAATTGCAAAAAACTTACCTTCAAAACTCTTTAACGCCGCCGCTCGTAAAACAAGTGGTCTTAAACTACACGACTTTAACTGCGGTCTTAAAGCTTATAAAAATGAAGTTATAAAAACGGTGGATGTATATGGTGAGATGCACAGATACATCCCTGTGCTGGCAAAAAATGCTGGTTTTTCTAACATAGGTGAGAAGGTTGTACAGCATCAAGCTCGCAAGTATGGGGAGACTAAGTTTGGGATGGAACGTTTTTTAAACGGTTTTCTTGACCTATTGACTATTTGGTTTTTAGGTAGTTTTGGTAAGCGACCTATGCACCTTTTTGGAGCGCTGGGCGTGGTGATGTTTATAGTAGGCTTTGGCTTTGCAGCCTATCTAGGTATTGATAAGCTATTCTTAAATAAAGCCGGGAGACTCATTACACAAAGACCACAGTTTTATATCTCTCTTGTTTCTATGCTTATAGGTATACAACTATTTATAGCTGGTTTTATAGGAGAACTCATCTTACGAACAAAGAGAGAAAAGCAGCGATATCACATAAAGGAAACATTATGA
- a CDS encoding type B 50S ribosomal protein L31 — MKAGIHPENFRVVAFKDMSNDEVFLTKSAADTKETIEIEGTEYPLIKLEISRTSHPFYTGKAKLVDTAGRIDKFKNKYAKFKK, encoded by the coding sequence ATGAAAGCAGGAATACACCCAGAAAATTTTAGAGTAGTAGCATTTAAGGATATGTCTAACGATGAGGTGTTCTTAACTAAGTCTGCTGCAGATACAAAAGAAACAATTGAGATAGAAGGAACTGAATATCCTTTAATCAAACTTGAAATCTCAAGAACGTCACACCCATTCTATACTGGTAAAGCTAAGCTAGTAGATACAGCTGGACGTATTGACAAGTTCAAAAACAAATACGCTAAGTTTAAGAAGTAA
- a CDS encoding family 20 glycosylhydrolase, whose translation MRCLLVLFISIAILSCKEEKPLVETTIEDVNFIPIPNEVKAHPYGFLFDIETVIVSDTLTEVRKVASDFKKYFKTTPFLKEAIQTTQKEENVISFSLVSPDSIQSEEGYVLDITHHKIALAGSTEAGLFKGVQTLTQLLPDSLIAAKPMDSLVISGIRIIDEPRFAYRGMMLDVARHFFTVNQVKRVIDQMASYKLNKLHLHLTDDQGWRIEIKSWPKLTEIGGSSSVRDESPGFYTQEDYKEIVTYAQSKYITVIPEIDMPGHTNAALASYPELNCSGKATKLYRGMRVGFSTLCVDKEITYKFIDDVIREVAAMTPGKYIHLGGDESHVTSKKDYNLFLNKVFPIVKKYGKSVVGWEEIQSANIDSTYVIQHWQKEATAQNGINKGAKVILSPAKKMYLDMKYTKQSPIGLTWAGMVEVDSAYIWQPSSIFKDIDTSQLLGLESPLWAETIQTSDDIEYLAFPRVIGHSELGWSNPANYNWDNYRVRLQKHYARMEILGINFYKSPLIQTSLKQ comes from the coding sequence GTAAAAGCGCATCCCTATGGTTTTCTTTTTGATATAGAAACAGTAATAGTAAGTGACACGCTCACAGAAGTTAGAAAGGTGGCTAGTGATTTTAAAAAGTACTTTAAAACAACACCATTTTTAAAAGAAGCCATACAAACCACACAGAAAGAAGAAAATGTCATCTCATTTTCTCTGGTCTCTCCAGATAGTATTCAATCTGAAGAGGGTTATGTGCTAGACATAACGCATCATAAAATTGCCCTTGCAGGATCTACAGAAGCGGGACTTTTTAAAGGTGTGCAAACATTAACCCAGCTACTTCCAGACAGTCTTATAGCTGCTAAGCCTATGGATAGTCTTGTTATATCAGGTATACGTATAATAGATGAGCCTAGATTTGCATACAGAGGGATGATGCTTGATGTAGCCAGACACTTTTTTACTGTAAACCAAGTAAAGCGTGTCATAGATCAAATGGCGTCTTATAAGCTCAACAAGCTACACTTGCACCTTACAGATGATCAAGGATGGCGTATTGAAATTAAATCTTGGCCCAAACTTACAGAGATAGGAGGAAGCTCATCTGTACGTGATGAGAGCCCAGGCTTTTACACACAAGAAGATTACAAGGAAATAGTGACTTATGCACAAAGCAAATATATTACGGTAATTCCCGAAATAGATATGCCAGGTCATACTAATGCAGCTCTTGCATCATACCCAGAGCTTAATTGTAGTGGTAAAGCAACAAAACTTTATAGAGGTATGCGTGTAGGTTTTAGTACGCTATGTGTAGATAAAGAAATCACGTATAAGTTTATAGATGATGTAATAAGAGAAGTAGCAGCAATGACTCCTGGCAAGTATATACATCTAGGTGGTGATGAATCTCACGTTACTTCAAAAAAAGACTATAACCTATTTTTAAACAAGGTTTTTCCTATAGTAAAAAAGTATGGTAAAAGTGTCGTGGGCTGGGAAGAAATACAAAGTGCAAATATAGATAGTACCTATGTAATACAGCACTGGCAAAAAGAAGCTACCGCTCAAAATGGAATAAATAAAGGGGCAAAAGTGATTCTCTCACCGGCTAAGAAGATGTACTTAGATATGAAATATACAAAACAGTCTCCCATAGGTCTTACTTGGGCGGGTATGGTAGAGGTAGATAGTGCTTATATCTGGCAACCGTCTTCTATATTTAAGGATATAGATACCTCGCAATTACTAGGTTTAGAATCACCATTATGGGCAGAGACAATACAAACATCAGACGATATTGAGTATCTGGCTTTCCCTAGAGTTATAGGACACTCAGAATTAGGCTGGAGTAATCCTGCAAATTATAATTGGGATAATTACCGAGTGAGATTACAAAAACACTATGCTAGAATGGAAATACTAGGAATAAATTTCTATAAATCTCCACTTATTCAAACTTCTCTTAAGCAGTAG
- a CDS encoding vWA domain-containing protein yields the protein MKLYIAFFALLSISILTSCSSRDDDGGGDDSIACLNLGTQELDITIQESYTTLPSKVSVFFKVNGTDGSPVAGLTPSNFTIFEQGRNDDCYNEISSSEASAAISPNAQIFSNNTLLVLDLSNSVLSSSLQELKQASTSFITNVMPAVPTESFKMAIYWFDGEDVLHELQSLTTSATQLQEAIDGITDDISNDPSTDLYGAVIKAATNAENIVDTLENEDLFAAASVVIFTDGTDQAARYSEQEALDAVSNAGEDISFFTIGLGSEIDEEVLIAIGKTGSAFAENSNELEAVFNDISNGVAGQANSFYLFEYCSPKRDGSGENDLIIQVITGDRDGVVQTSFDATGFTSGCE from the coding sequence ATGAAATTATACATCGCATTTTTTGCCCTTTTAAGTATTTCAATTCTCACCTCTTGTAGCTCAAGAGACGATGACGGAGGTGGTGATGATAGCATAGCCTGCCTTAACTTAGGCACTCAAGAATTAGATATTACAATTCAAGAATCATACACAACCTTACCCTCTAAGGTTTCTGTGTTTTTTAAAGTAAATGGCACAGATGGAAGCCCTGTGGCCGGATTAACTCCTTCTAACTTTACCATATTTGAACAAGGTCGCAATGATGATTGTTATAATGAGATTTCTAGCTCAGAAGCATCTGCCGCGATATCTCCTAATGCTCAAATTTTTTCAAACAACACACTCCTTGTACTTGATTTAAGTAACAGCGTGTTGAGTTCAAGTCTACAAGAATTAAAACAAGCCTCTACCAGTTTTATTACTAATGTGATGCCAGCCGTACCTACAGAATCTTTTAAAATGGCTATATATTGGTTTGATGGAGAAGATGTACTACACGAGTTACAATCACTTACTACGAGCGCTACTCAACTTCAAGAGGCTATAGATGGGATTACAGATGATATAAGTAATGACCCTTCTACAGACTTGTATGGAGCTGTAATAAAAGCAGCTACAAATGCCGAAAATATTGTAGATACCTTAGAAAATGAAGATTTATTTGCAGCTGCATCTGTTGTAATATTTACAGATGGGACAGATCAAGCTGCTAGATATAGTGAGCAAGAAGCACTAGACGCTGTAAGTAACGCCGGAGAAGATATAAGTTTTTTTACCATAGGTTTAGGCTCAGAAATAGATGAGGAGGTTCTCATAGCTATAGGTAAAACGGGTAGCGCTTTTGCCGAAAATAGTAACGAACTGGAAGCTGTTTTTAATGACATATCAAACGGAGTCGCTGGGCAGGCAAATAGTTTTTATCTTTTTGAATATTGTAGCCCAAAACGCGATGGCAGTGGTGAGAATGATCTCATTATACAAGTCATAACTGGTGACAGAGATGGTGTTGTTCAAACATCTTTTGATGCTACAGGGTTCACTAGTGGTTGTGAATAA
- a CDS encoding phospho-sugar mutase: MVYHDPAILEKANAWLTDTFDAQTQQSIKDNIAHNPDELADSFYKNLEFGTGGMRGVMGAGTNRINKYTLGKNTQGLSDYLYSQFTDEQISVAIAYDCRHNSKELAQVVADVFSANGIKVFLFSDLRPTPELSFAVRHLNCHCGIVLTASHNPPEYNGYKVYWQDGGQLVPPQDAAIIKTIDALDFSDIKFTGNDDLIERVDTTVDKAFIDASVAKVSFGLDSKTKEDLGIVFTSLHGTSITLVPDTLKQAGFTNLSIVKEQEVPDGNFPTVVSPNPEETAALKMALELGEKEGADIVIGTDPDCDRLGIAVRGDDGKLTILNGNQTMVLMTNYLLERFRESANQHPQPFVGSTIVSTPMMDVLAASYDVECKTGLTGFKWIAKMIEDYPQQHFIGGGEESFGFMVGDFVRDKDAVTATLLACTIAAEAKKNGQTLFEKLKTLYLKHGFYQETLISLVKKGQSGAAEINQMLKDLREKPMQEINGSKVTRVEDYQASTSLDLTTGKTTTTDIPKSNVLIYYTEDGSKVAARPSGTEPKIKFYISVHTPLTTLGEYDSVSAILEKRIAGIKTALGV, encoded by the coding sequence ATGGTATACCACGATCCTGCAATTTTAGAAAAGGCAAATGCCTGGCTTACTGACACTTTTGATGCACAGACACAACAAAGCATTAAAGATAACATAGCTCATAACCCAGATGAGCTCGCAGATAGTTTTTATAAAAATCTAGAATTTGGTACAGGAGGTATGCGCGGTGTTATGGGCGCAGGAACCAATAGAATTAATAAGTATACCCTAGGTAAAAACACTCAGGGACTCTCAGACTATTTATATAGTCAGTTTACAGATGAGCAAATAAGTGTTGCCATAGCCTATGACTGTCGCCATAATAGTAAAGAACTAGCTCAAGTTGTAGCAGATGTATTTTCGGCAAATGGCATTAAGGTTTTCTTATTTTCTGACCTAAGACCTACACCAGAGCTTAGCTTTGCTGTGAGACACTTAAACTGTCACTGTGGCATTGTACTCACTGCGAGTCATAACCCACCAGAGTATAACGGTTATAAGGTATACTGGCAAGATGGAGGACAACTAGTGCCACCACAAGATGCTGCAATAATTAAAACCATAGATGCATTAGACTTTAGTGATATAAAATTTACAGGTAATGATGATCTCATAGAGCGTGTAGACACCACAGTAGATAAAGCTTTTATAGACGCAAGTGTTGCAAAGGTATCTTTTGGTCTTGACAGTAAGACCAAAGAAGATTTAGGCATCGTATTTACTTCTTTACACGGGACTTCTATAACACTAGTGCCAGATACGCTAAAACAGGCTGGTTTTACAAACCTATCTATCGTAAAAGAACAGGAAGTACCAGATGGCAACTTCCCTACCGTAGTATCTCCTAACCCAGAAGAGACTGCAGCGCTTAAGATGGCACTAGAGCTAGGAGAAAAAGAAGGAGCAGATATAGTGATAGGTACAGATCCAGATTGCGATCGTCTGGGTATAGCCGTGAGAGGTGATGATGGTAAACTTACCATACTCAACGGTAACCAAACTATGGTCTTAATGACAAATTATTTATTAGAACGCTTTCGCGAAAGCGCAAACCAGCACCCACAACCATTTGTAGGAAGTACAATCGTATCTACACCTATGATGGACGTACTTGCTGCCTCTTACGATGTAGAGTGTAAAACTGGACTTACTGGCTTTAAGTGGATAGCAAAAATGATAGAGGATTACCCACAACAACACTTTATAGGTGGTGGTGAAGAGAGCTTTGGTTTTATGGTAGGTGATTTTGTGAGAGATAAAGACGCCGTAACTGCTACCCTACTCGCTTGTACCATTGCAGCCGAGGCAAAGAAAAATGGACAAACACTCTTTGAAAAACTCAAAACCTTATACCTAAAACACGGCTTTTATCAAGAAACGCTTATCTCGCTTGTTAAAAAGGGACAATCTGGCGCAGCCGAAATAAATCAAATGCTCAAAGACCTACGTGAGAAACCTATGCAAGAAATAAATGGCAGTAAGGTTACTCGTGTAGAAGATTATCAAGCCTCTACCTCACTAGACTTAACGACCGGAAAGACTACTACCACTGACATCCCAAAGTCTAACGTACTTATTTATTACACAGAAGATGGTAGTAAAGTAGCAGCTAGACCAAGTGGCACAGAGCCTAAAATTAAGTTTTATATAAGCGTTCACACACCACTCACTACACTGGGAGAGTATGACAGTGTTTCTGCTATACTAGAAAAACGCATTGCTGGTATAAAAACTGCATTAGGGGTATAA
- a CDS encoding DUF4199 domain-containing protein → MNDTIKSLAFKNGLFSGITIIILYVVAYVINVEILANFWFGLLIIIGLIILGFVTVAKAKSLQNGFISFKEAFSAYIVPVAIGLALPMIFLYLLFNFIDVEAAEMLKDISLEKTEEIMIRFGAPESEIEKAMEQAEAEDSYSLKNISLQYAFTVIFCAVIGLIAALSMKKKNQDLG, encoded by the coding sequence ATGAATGATACAATCAAATCTTTAGCTTTCAAAAATGGCCTATTTTCGGGTATAACCATTATAATATTATATGTTGTTGCCTATGTTATCAATGTAGAAATATTAGCAAATTTTTGGTTTGGTCTATTAATAATTATTGGCTTAATTATTTTAGGGTTTGTTACTGTTGCTAAAGCTAAAAGCCTACAGAATGGTTTTATTTCTTTTAAAGAAGCTTTTTCAGCCTACATCGTTCCTGTAGCAATCGGCTTAGCGCTTCCTATGATATTTCTATATTTATTATTTAATTTTATTGATGTTGAAGCGGCAGAAATGCTAAAGGACATTAGCTTAGAGAAAACCGAAGAAATAATGATACGTTTTGGGGCTCCTGAATCTGAGATTGAAAAAGCAATGGAACAAGCTGAAGCTGAAGACTCTTATTCATTAAAAAATATCTCATTACAATATGCGTTTACTGTAATCTTCTGTGCTGTAATTGGACTAATCGCTGCACTTTCAATGAAAAAGAAAAATCAAGATTTAGGTTAA
- a CDS encoding ABC transporter ATP-binding protein, with translation MEYFKKIISYALPYKGYGILNIICNVFYALFSTLGFVALIPMLQVLFDKTKTVTEKPEWNGLLKAKDYMEDSLGYYVTEIARDDKVQALTLMIGFVIAVFLLKNLFGYLAMYFITFLRNGVLMDIRNAMYEKIVSLPVAYFTEKRKGDTIARVTSDVQEVQHSFLSILELIVREPLTIIFALGTMFLLSPQLAVFVLTFIPIMGFVISLIGKRLKRKSDRVQREQGEILSKLEETLGGLKIIKSFNAEDRFQDSFNTSTKRFNDYANSLMQRQALASPTSEFLGIVVIGVLLWFGGNMVLTEETLDGPTFIAFMGLAYGILTPAKAFSKASYSVKRGNASAQRILEILETENTITNKDITTPVEGFAKAIAINNISFKYEEQLVLKNFTLNVPKGKTVALVGQSGSGKSTIANLLTRFYDVVSGEITVDGVDIRDMSLKDLRKNIGIVTQDAILFNDSLRNNMIVGKANATDEEIIEALKIANAWEFVKELPEGLDTNIGDSGNKLSGGQKQRLSIARAVLKNPPIMILDEATSALDTESERLVQKALENMMKNRTSIVIAHRLSTIQNADEIVVMQKGEIVEQGKHQELIDQKGMYHKLVSMQSFEE, from the coding sequence ATGGAATATTTCAAGAAGATTATTTCTTACGCATTGCCTTACAAAGGATATGGAATTCTCAATATCATTTGTAATGTCTTTTATGCATTGTTTAGCACCTTAGGATTTGTAGCACTTATACCTATGCTACAGGTCCTTTTTGATAAAACAAAAACAGTTACCGAAAAGCCAGAGTGGAACGGCCTTCTTAAAGCAAAAGACTATATGGAAGACTCTCTGGGGTATTATGTTACAGAAATAGCTAGAGATGATAAAGTGCAAGCCCTCACTTTAATGATAGGCTTTGTAATTGCGGTATTCTTACTTAAAAACCTTTTTGGTTACCTAGCGATGTACTTCATTACTTTTTTAAGGAATGGAGTCTTGATGGATATTAGAAATGCAATGTATGAGAAAATTGTCTCACTACCTGTGGCTTACTTTACAGAAAAACGCAAGGGTGACACCATTGCTCGTGTCACATCAGACGTGCAGGAGGTACAGCATTCATTTTTAAGCATCCTTGAGCTCATTGTAAGAGAGCCTCTTACCATCATATTTGCGCTGGGGACTATGTTCTTACTCAGCCCGCAGCTGGCAGTATTTGTACTTACGTTTATACCTATTATGGGATTTGTAATATCACTTATAGGTAAAAGACTCAAAAGGAAGTCTGACCGTGTGCAACGTGAGCAAGGAGAGATTTTATCAAAACTAGAAGAAACTCTAGGCGGACTCAAAATCATAAAAAGTTTTAATGCCGAAGATCGTTTTCAAGATAGCTTTAATACGAGCACAAAGCGCTTTAATGATTATGCAAACAGTTTGATGCAACGCCAGGCGCTTGCCTCACCTACTAGTGAGTTCTTAGGTATTGTAGTTATAGGCGTTTTACTATGGTTTGGTGGTAATATGGTGCTTACAGAAGAAACTCTAGATGGCCCTACCTTTATCGCATTTATGGGACTCGCTTATGGGATATTAACCCCAGCTAAAGCATTTTCTAAAGCTAGTTACAGTGTAAAACGTGGTAATGCCTCTGCTCAACGTATTCTAGAAATTCTTGAAACAGAAAATACGATTACAAATAAAGATATCACAACACCGGTAGAAGGCTTTGCAAAGGCTATTGCGATTAATAATATTTCATTTAAATATGAAGAGCAACTAGTACTTAAGAACTTCACACTTAATGTCCCAAAAGGCAAAACAGTTGCACTGGTAGGCCAGTCTGGTTCTGGTAAGAGTACCATTGCAAATCTACTTACCCGTTTTTATGATGTCGTTTCTGGTGAGATCACAGTAGATGGGGTAGACATACGCGATATGTCTCTTAAAGACTTAAGGAAAAATATAGGTATTGTAACACAAGATGCCATACTCTTTAATGACTCTCTACGCAACAATATGATTGTAGGTAAAGCAAATGCCACAGATGAGGAGATTATAGAAGCACTTAAAATCGCAAATGCTTGGGAGTTTGTAAAAGAGCTTCCAGAAGGTCTTGATACTAATATAGGTGATAGTGGTAATAAGCTAAGTGGTGGCCAAAAGCAGCGACTTTCTATAGCGAGAGCAGTACTTAAAAACCCACCTATTATGATACTTGATGAGGCTACCTCTGCTCTTGATACAGAGAGTGAGCGTCTCGTGCAAAAGGCGCTAGAAAATATGATGAAGAATCGCACCTCTATTGTGATTGCTCACAGACTCTCAACGATTCAAAATGCAGATGAAATTGTGGTTATGCAAAAGGGCGAAATTGTAGAACAAGGAAAACATCAAGAATTAATAGATCAGAAAGGAATGTACCACAAACTGGTATCTATGCAATCTTTTGAGGAGTAG
- a CDS encoding T9SS type B sorting domain-containing protein, protein MPLKSLTLVFLLFTSVAFSQLEASKWHFGNGAGLDFLQGCAMSFNGNAMNTIESSSSMCDPFGNLLFYTDGVTVYNASDGILANGEGLLGQFSSTNGALIVPEPGSTSRYYIFTADAVQNYQATGQGLGINYSIVDMNASGGQGAVVIKNINILNEGSEKLTAVRSQDGYWILTHYEDRFYAYPLTVSGVGSPVVTNIGPDVSDYNNIRGALKFSPDGSKVAICHTYFEPELMGEILLYSFDQNTGVLSNEQLLGNDIVYYGASFSPNSQVLYSTGKEPINGGQDTGNSKVFQYDLQAADIISSRIELADYLSSPFVNLAGLLQLAIDGKLYHSLGGAKLSVISLPNRVGQQCNFQFRSVGVGINSSSIGLPITNEMYYRNIIEYEELCGGDETSFTLNSSQSISSVLWNFGDPGSGSLNSSVDMTPIHIFSEVGTFTVTAQVTYTSGEAEVFSVIIKNVIAPLLAPATLFQCDVDGSPDGISQFNLLEALDVIFVQDVSDTSGLNLRFFETQLDAELSQNQIENATSYSNLYSGQIIYASVALTLDCTRITEVTLSVDAGEPLEDLEVSVCVSSQGENSAVVEVSNIIDVIALIYPDTLIRLYETPEFAGLQTNEKEGSILYDYTNPNILYYRLGEPDECIGIGKIIIALSDPLDLENQELVVCFTEEGTILEGPEGFMEYEWSTGETTKDLFITEAGVYTLDVTLFAGCSGSLYYEVVAGLELQVEVEVEDFLQGNKIIVDAYLAEGTIYYSIDGGATFGTSNVFTDLPPGIYNIAVRDEVGCNYITREVEVRGAPKFFTPNSDGYNDTWHVINAQNYPGLTVEVFDRFGKQMTSLTSNSPGWDGTHNGKKLATNTYWYKITYEERTTYGFFTLITRDDS, encoded by the coding sequence ATGCCACTTAAAAGTCTGACATTAGTTTTTCTGTTATTTACCTCTGTTGCCTTTAGTCAACTAGAGGCATCAAAGTGGCATTTTGGTAATGGGGCAGGGTTAGATTTTCTGCAGGGTTGTGCAATGTCATTTAACGGCAATGCGATGAATACTATAGAGAGTAGTTCCTCTATGTGTGATCCATTTGGAAATTTACTTTTTTATACAGACGGAGTTACAGTTTATAATGCTAGTGATGGTATTCTGGCAAATGGCGAGGGTTTACTAGGGCAGTTTTCTTCTACTAATGGGGCGTTAATAGTACCAGAGCCAGGTAGTACTTCAAGATATTATATTTTCACGGCAGATGCGGTTCAAAATTATCAAGCCACAGGTCAAGGTTTAGGAATTAATTATTCTATTGTTGATATGAATGCTTCTGGAGGACAAGGTGCAGTAGTTATAAAAAATATAAACATTCTTAATGAAGGTTCAGAAAAACTGACAGCCGTGAGGAGTCAAGACGGATACTGGATTTTAACGCATTATGAAGATCGGTTTTATGCATACCCGTTAACCGTGAGCGGTGTAGGTAGTCCTGTTGTTACCAATATAGGTCCAGATGTATCAGACTACAATAATATAAGGGGTGCTCTAAAGTTTTCGCCAGATGGGTCTAAAGTAGCAATTTGCCATACTTATTTTGAGCCAGAGCTTATGGGAGAGATATTATTATATTCATTTGACCAAAATACAGGAGTCTTAAGTAATGAACAATTGCTTGGGAATGATATTGTATACTATGGTGCGTCATTCTCTCCAAATTCCCAAGTGCTCTATAGTACTGGAAAGGAACCTATTAATGGGGGACAAGATACTGGAAACTCTAAGGTATTTCAATATGATTTACAGGCAGCAGATATAATTTCATCTCGAATAGAACTCGCAGATTATCTATCAAGTCCATTTGTGAATCTAGCAGGATTATTGCAACTAGCAATTGATGGAAAATTATATCACAGCCTTGGGGGGGCAAAATTATCTGTTATTTCATTACCTAATAGAGTAGGGCAACAATGTAATTTTCAATTTAGGTCTGTAGGTGTAGGGATTAACTCATCATCAATAGGTTTACCAATTACTAATGAGATGTACTATAGAAACATTATTGAGTATGAGGAATTGTGCGGCGGTGATGAAACCTCCTTCACTCTCAACTCATCTCAAAGCATTAGTAGTGTACTTTGGAATTTTGGCGACCCAGGATCAGGTTCTTTAAACTCCAGTGTTGATATGACACCAATTCATATTTTTTCAGAGGTAGGAACTTTCACTGTGACTGCACAGGTGACATATACTTCAGGAGAAGCAGAAGTGTTTAGTGTAATTATAAAAAATGTTATTGCACCGCTACTTGCTCCGGCAACGCTGTTTCAATGTGATGTAGATGGTAGTCCAGATGGTATTAGCCAGTTTAATTTACTTGAGGCGTTAGATGTTATTTTTGTACAAGATGTGTCTGATACTTCAGGTTTAAATCTTCGTTTTTTTGAAACTCAACTTGACGCTGAGCTTTCTCAAAACCAAATAGAAAACGCTACTAGTTACTCAAACTTATACAGTGGTCAAATAATTTATGCGAGTGTTGCACTGACCCTAGATTGTACCAGAATTACAGAAGTGACACTTAGTGTTGATGCTGGAGAGCCGCTTGAGGATTTAGAGGTTTCAGTGTGCGTATCCTCTCAAGGTGAAAACTCGGCTGTTGTAGAAGTGTCAAATATTATTGATGTAATAGCATTGATATATCCTGACACTCTCATAAGGCTTTACGAAACTCCTGAGTTTGCGGGCTTACAAACAAATGAAAAGGAGGGGTCGATATTGTATGATTATACTAACCCTAACATTTTATATTATAGACTAGGAGAGCCAGATGAATGTATAGGTATAGGTAAAATTATAATAGCATTGAGTGATCCTCTAGACTTAGAAAACCAGGAACTCGTGGTTTGTTTTACAGAAGAGGGCACTATATTAGAGGGTCCAGAAGGGTTTATGGAGTATGAGTGGAGTACTGGAGAGACCACAAAAGATTTATTTATAACAGAAGCGGGAGTTTATACACTAGATGTCACCTTATTTGCAGGTTGTAGTGGTTCACTATATTATGAAGTTGTAGCAGGCCTAGAACTACAAGTAGAGGTAGAAGTAGAGGATTTTTTACAGGGTAACAAGATTATTGTAGATGCGTACCTTGCAGAAGGGACTATTTATTACAGTATAGATGGAGGAGCCACTTTTGGTACATCAAATGTATTTACAGATTTGCCTCCCGGTATCTATAATATAGCTGTGAGAGACGAAGTGGGTTGCAATTATATTACGAGAGAGGTAGAAGTAAGGGGTGCACCTAAGTTCTTTACACCTAACAGCGACGGTTACAATGACACTTGGCACGTTATAAATGCTCAAAATTATCCAGGATTGACCGTAGAGGTATTTGATAGATTTGGAAAACAAATGACCTCACTCACAAGTAACTCACCAGGATGGGATGGTACTCACAACGGTAAAAAACTAGCAACTAACACGTACTGGTATAAAATCACCTATGAAGAAAGAACTACATATGGGTTCTTTACTTTAATTACTAGAGATGATTCATAA